In the genome of Crassaminicella thermophila, the window AAGGCATGAGTGGTAGTCCTATAATTCAAAATGGAAAGTTGATTGGAGCTGTTACACATGTATTTGTAAATGATCCTTCTAAAGGATATGGTTTATTTATTGAATGGATGATAAAAGAAGCAGGAATAAATATTTATAATAAAAGTCAAATTGCAGAAAGTGTTAATTATTAGACATGACAAGAATGCTCTTATGAGCATTCTTATATTATAGAAGAAATCCAAAAAATTCACAAAGAATACTGTAAAAAAGTATTCTAATGTTTACCAAATTAGAAGGAAATAACGTGGATTTGTCGAATAACTTTTAATAGAATAAAATATAAATAGAAAAGTTTTAGGGGGGTAACTAAGTGAAGAATATTAGAGTTTTGATTGCTGATGATAACAAAGATTTTTGCGACATATTAAGGATTTTTGCGACATATTAAGTGAATATTTAGGAAAGCAAGATGATTTAGAAATTGTTGGCATTGCAAAAGATGGATTAGAAGCTATTGAGTTAGTATCTAAAGAATTACCTGATGTATTAGTTTTAGATATTATTATGCCACATCTTGATGGTTTAGGAGTTCTTGAAAAACTTGCATCTATGAATTTACAAAAATCTCCTAAGGTTATTGTGTTATCAGCTGTAGGACAAGATAAAATTACACAAAGAGCTATTGCATTAGGTGCTGATTATTATGTTGTAAAGCCTTTTGATTTTGAGATATTTATTAAAAGAATACGACAACTTATGGGTAATGTAAAATTTGTGCCAGAGAAAAAAACAGAATTTAGAGATTTGCTAATTAATACATCCCATACAAATCAAATTCAGAGTTTAGAGGCTGAAATTACAAACATAATACATGAAATAGGTGTACCAGCACATATTAAGGGATATTTGTATTTAAGAGAAGCTATTTCAATGGTTGTTGAAAATATTGAAATGCTTAGTGCTGTAACGAAAGAATTATATCCATCTATTGCAAAAAAGTTCAATACAACTCCGAGTAGAGTTGAAAGAGCCATTAGACATGCTATAGAAGTAGCGTGGAGTAGAGGTAAAGTGGATACAATAAATAATTTATTTGGTTATACAGTACATAATGATAAAGGAAAACCTACAAATAGCGAGTTTATTGCAATGGTAGCAGATAAATTAAGAATAGAAAGAGCTGCAGTTTGATATGAAATATTATATATGTATCAGCTTGTTAAGAAATTAACACCAATTTTGTTAAACTAACAAACTTCTATTTAGAACATAAACTGTTTGATTAGAAATCTATAAACACCTCGAATTTATTGGATAATAAATCAATATTTCGGAGGTGTTTTTGTTGTGAAGAAGTATAATAGTTTTAATTATACTAATTTGAGGTTCTTTTTATGAACATTGTAAAAAAATAAATTAAAATATTTACACAAACATATGTTCGATATATAATAAATATATAAGTAGATAGATAAATTATGAAGTAGCATGTTATATCGTTAAGGAAAACGTGCAGGGTAATG includes:
- the spo0A gene encoding sporulation transcription factor Spo0A, producing the protein MRHIKDFCDILSEYLGKQDDLEIVGIAKDGLEAIELVSKELPDVLVLDIIMPHLDGLGVLEKLASMNLQKSPKVIVLSAVGQDKITQRAIALGADYYVVKPFDFEIFIKRIRQLMGNVKFVPEKKTEFRDLLINTSHTNQIQSLEAEITNIIHEIGVPAHIKGYLYLREAISMVVENIEMLSAVTKELYPSIAKKFNTTPSRVERAIRHAIEVAWSRGKVDTINNLFGYTVHNDKGKPTNSEFIAMVADKLRIERAAV